Proteins encoded together in one Halomarina salina window:
- a CDS encoding flippase activity-associated protein Agl23: MAVGPSRDASAGTDRRAVLGVCALTVAALLVRFVDLGGRVAHWDEGRVGFWILDYVETGQYTYRPIIHGPFFHHVTPFVFDLLGTTDAAMRVVPALLTGLLPLVALLFRQRLDDAEVVSLAFFLGFTPLVVYYGRFMRGDPVVGAFMLVAFALFVRFVDTRLYRYLFTGVAFAALGFTVKENAPVYVLCWLGGLAVYGYLLLFAARRAGERPIRSWLRARRDHVASYDWSSPQRPDGGEGTTGWRASIRQHLDARNPALRALYSLGIVALCSLLFLAIVVLFYAPRGSSGVTIGTTLADPLQFPALVEEATLGSFDAFYDLWGDGGQSEHAYLPYLEHLVGTLGAGALVLSVLAVVGFLSDSVREGGARPLVVVSFLWGLASVFGYPVITDIKAPWAAIHVVVPWTIPAAVGMGTIVRWGRESLAHDDRVGVGLAIAAVLLLCAFPVYVTYDTTFANPQAESNDLVQYAQPAADVHPEMTAIERLAERNEGTDVVLYGDSLVEGDPIYQRPTCAGNKGWFNALPLPWYLERADAQTACAEDLDALDSVESGGEVPVVVSTLEHRAELEQRYPDYTVTVRGMRLWGSEWVFLVDTSRFPEGENPLAGVESSSVSGEDPSGAVNGSGANGGPVGTPPTDGGTASGTTSPTGTATVSGTATSIDTAATSVTQTPTLTVPGTTTVMANAERSPASTRVAAFHYG; encoded by the coding sequence ATGGCAGTCGGACCTTCGCGCGACGCGTCGGCGGGCACCGACCGGCGCGCCGTCCTCGGCGTCTGTGCCCTCACGGTCGCCGCCCTCCTCGTGCGGTTCGTGGACCTCGGTGGTCGGGTCGCTCACTGGGACGAGGGCCGCGTCGGGTTCTGGATCCTCGACTACGTCGAGACGGGCCAGTACACCTACCGACCCATCATCCACGGCCCGTTCTTCCACCACGTCACGCCGTTCGTCTTCGACCTGCTCGGCACGACGGACGCCGCGATGCGGGTCGTCCCGGCGCTGCTGACCGGACTCCTCCCGCTGGTGGCGTTGCTCTTCCGCCAGCGCCTCGACGACGCGGAGGTCGTCTCCCTCGCGTTCTTCCTCGGGTTCACGCCGCTCGTGGTCTACTACGGGCGGTTCATGCGAGGCGACCCGGTGGTCGGGGCGTTCATGCTCGTCGCCTTCGCGCTGTTCGTCCGCTTCGTCGACACGCGCCTGTACCGCTACCTGTTCACGGGCGTCGCGTTCGCGGCGCTCGGGTTCACGGTCAAGGAGAACGCGCCCGTCTACGTCCTCTGCTGGCTCGGCGGGCTCGCGGTGTACGGCTACCTCCTGCTGTTCGCCGCCAGGCGGGCCGGCGAGCGACCGATTCGGTCCTGGCTCCGCGCCCGGCGCGACCACGTCGCCAGCTACGACTGGTCGTCCCCGCAACGACCGGACGGCGGCGAGGGAACGACCGGGTGGCGAGCGTCGATTCGCCAGCACCTCGACGCCCGGAACCCGGCCCTGCGTGCGCTGTACTCCCTCGGTATCGTCGCGCTCTGTTCCTTGCTGTTCCTCGCCATCGTCGTGCTCTTCTACGCGCCGCGCGGGAGCTCGGGGGTCACCATCGGCACGACGCTCGCGGACCCGCTCCAGTTCCCAGCGCTCGTCGAGGAGGCGACGCTCGGGTCGTTCGACGCGTTCTACGACCTCTGGGGGGACGGCGGTCAGTCCGAACACGCCTACCTGCCGTACCTCGAACACCTCGTCGGGACGCTGGGGGCGGGCGCACTCGTGCTCAGTGTCCTCGCCGTCGTCGGCTTCCTGTCGGACTCGGTCCGGGAGGGCGGCGCGCGCCCGCTCGTGGTCGTCTCGTTCCTCTGGGGGCTCGCGTCGGTGTTCGGCTACCCGGTCATCACCGACATCAAGGCCCCGTGGGCGGCCATCCACGTCGTCGTCCCGTGGACGATTCCCGCCGCCGTCGGCATGGGGACCATCGTCCGCTGGGGACGCGAGTCGCTGGCTCACGACGACCGTGTCGGCGTCGGTCTGGCGATAGCCGCCGTCCTGCTCCTGTGCGCGTTTCCGGTGTACGTCACGTACGACACGACGTTCGCCAATCCGCAGGCGGAGTCGAACGACCTCGTCCAGTACGCCCAGCCGGCGGCCGACGTCCACCCCGAGATGACGGCCATCGAGCGCCTCGCCGAGCGCAACGAGGGGACCGACGTGGTCCTCTACGGCGACTCGCTGGTGGAGGGCGACCCCATCTACCAGCGACCGACCTGTGCGGGAAACAAGGGGTGGTTCAACGCCCTGCCGCTCCCGTGGTACCTCGAACGTGCGGACGCGCAGACGGCGTGCGCCGAGGATCTCGACGCACTGGACAGCGTTGAATCCGGTGGCGAGGTGCCGGTGGTCGTCTCGACGCTGGAGCACCGCGCCGAACTGGAGCAGCGCTACCCCGACTACACGGTCACCGTCCGCGGAATGCGCCTCTGGGGGAGCGAGTGGGTGTTCCTCGTCGACACCTCGCGGTTCCCCGAGGGGGAGAACCCACTCGCCGGCGTCGAGTCGTCGTCCGTGTCGGGGGAGGACCCGAGCGGGGCGGTCAACGGCTCCGGCGCGAACGGCGGCCCGGTCGGAACGCCCCCGACGGACGGCGGTACGGCGTCGGGCACCACTTCTCCGACAGGCACCGCCACAGTGTCGGGCACCGCTACTTCGATAGACACCGCCGCCACGTCGGTGACCCAGACGCCGACGCTCACCGTACCTGGTACGACCACCGTCATGGCGAACGCCGAGCGGTCGCCTGCGTCGACACGAGTCGCCGCGTTCCACTACGGTTAA
- a CDS encoding transposase, with protein sequence MDVRTNQVVASFPSATAKRVYCEFAAASDACYNSINYQRQHAYFTDGESVWDAPVRDLRDEYVPVIGSGTFDQLERKNAGMWESFFELLDNHGPEDQSDAEKPSVPGYWGSRSEGYPLRTIIRNDLYEFEWTTEGATVQFTIGQALKEKYDYGYFERLRLDVQGMPRWIGNDGTLELCYDEDHETVRVNHTVRQPVLRTSGHSHTRTGHANRLAHSSDAQFAAIDLGANNTITAVTSAGEAVVCNARPEFDRFRSLSEHIATLQSQLPESVYSSTQIQRTYARRRDRRDHHRNAIVRLVAEWLSKAGTEYIVVGDLTDVLSTHWSARVNEKTHAFWSHGRLIDRLEVTFEEVGLAWSEESEAGSSSTCPACRSENIERAGDVFDCLDCSFRGHSDVAGATNLLIENTDVSTSDLGLMAQHADHDAGRAWRGDLTVTHLKWDDHAWTPTQSVEREHTYRSTNEASANPQVHPTR encoded by the coding sequence ATGGACGTGCGGACGAACCAAGTCGTCGCAAGCTTCCCGTCAGCGACGGCGAAGCGCGTGTACTGTGAGTTCGCCGCTGCGTCCGACGCCTGCTACAATTCGATAAATTACCAGCGCCAGCACGCTTACTTCACCGACGGTGAGAGCGTCTGGGACGCCCCCGTCAGAGACCTCCGTGACGAGTATGTCCCCGTCATCGGGAGCGGCACGTTCGACCAACTCGAACGCAAAAACGCCGGGATGTGGGAGTCGTTTTTCGAGCTACTCGACAACCACGGTCCTGAAGACCAGTCCGATGCCGAGAAACCGTCTGTCCCAGGATACTGGGGGAGCCGATCGGAGGGCTACCCGTTGCGAACCATCATTCGGAACGACCTATATGAGTTCGAGTGGACTACCGAGGGAGCGACCGTTCAGTTTACCATCGGGCAGGCACTCAAAGAGAAGTACGATTACGGCTACTTTGAGCGGTTGCGCCTTGACGTCCAAGGCATGCCGCGCTGGATTGGGAACGATGGCACACTGGAGCTGTGCTATGACGAAGACCACGAGACGGTTCGTGTCAACCACACCGTGCGGCAGCCAGTCCTTCGCACGAGTGGTCACTCACACACCCGAACGGGACATGCGAACCGCCTCGCTCACTCGTCAGACGCACAGTTCGCGGCCATCGACCTTGGCGCGAACAATACCATCACCGCCGTCACCAGTGCTGGTGAGGCAGTCGTCTGCAATGCTCGCCCTGAATTCGACCGCTTCCGCTCGCTCTCAGAACATATTGCCACACTCCAGTCACAGCTCCCTGAAAGTGTGTACTCGTCTACACAGATTCAGCGAACGTACGCGCGTCGGAGAGACCGACGCGATCACCACCGCAATGCAATAGTGCGACTCGTCGCTGAGTGGCTGAGTAAGGCTGGTACTGAATACATCGTAGTGGGCGACCTGACGGACGTGCTATCAACACATTGGTCGGCGCGGGTCAACGAGAAGACCCACGCATTCTGGAGTCACGGGCGACTGATCGACCGCCTCGAAGTTACATTCGAGGAAGTCGGGCTAGCATGGTCTGAGGAGTCAGAAGCCGGGTCATCCTCGACCTGTCCAGCATGTCGATCGGAAAATATCGAACGAGCCGGTGATGTGTTCGACTGTCTAGATTGTAGTTTCCGAGGGCATTCTGATGTGGCTGGTGCGACGAACCTTCTGATTGAGAATACAGATGTATCAACTTCAGATCTCGGGCTGATGGCGCAGCACGCTGACCACGACGCTGGACGCGCGTGGCGCGGAGACCTCACGGTCACGCACCTCAAGTGGGATGATCATGCGTGGACACCGACTCAATCGGTCGAGCGGGAACACACATATCGTTCGACCAACGAGGCGTCAGCGAACCCGCAAGTTCACCCAACACGATAG
- the ribH gene encoding 6,7-dimethyl-8-ribityllumazine synthase yields the protein MTRLGLVVARFNRSVTEEMEERALEAATARDVEVVETVHVPGAYDAPLAADRLARRDDVDAVATVGAIVTGDTDHDQVIANSAAQKLTDVSLDRDKPVTLGITGPGMSGAEARERVGNAAKAVDGAIDLVEAL from the coding sequence ATGACACGGCTCGGACTGGTGGTCGCGCGGTTCAACCGCTCGGTCACCGAAGAGATGGAAGAGCGCGCGCTCGAAGCCGCGACGGCGCGCGACGTAGAGGTCGTCGAGACGGTCCACGTCCCCGGCGCGTACGACGCGCCGCTGGCCGCCGACCGACTCGCTCGACGCGACGACGTGGACGCCGTGGCGACCGTCGGTGCCATCGTCACCGGCGACACCGACCACGACCAGGTCATCGCGAACTCCGCGGCCCAGAAGCTCACCGACGTGAGCCTCGACCGCGACAAGCCGGTGACGCTGGGCATCACCGGCCCCGGCATGAGCGGCGCGGAGGCACGCGAACGCGTCGGTAACGCCGCGAAGGCCGTCGACGGCGCAATCGACCTCGTGGAGGCGCTGTGA
- a CDS encoding pyridoxal phosphate-dependent aminotransferase, with translation MEFADRVTRVEPSATVAVSNLASQLEADGVDVVDLSVGEPDFDTPEAVVEAGKAAIDDGHTGYAPSKGVPELRETVADRLGERGLPYSSDQVIVTPGGKQGLFETFQALVDEGDEVVLLDPAWVSYEAMAKLAGGDLKRVDLTPHEFQLEPALDELGEAVTDDTALVVVNSPNNPTGAVYSEAALEAVRDLAVDHDATVLSDEIYDRITYDADAISLGSLDGMEGRTVTLNGFSKAYSMTGWRLGYVAGPDEFVEQASKIQSHSVTCATNFVQHAGVTALQECDDFVAEMRDAFAERRELVVDLFAEEGVEVPIGDGAFYAMVPVADDDQEWCETAIEQAHVAMVPGGAFGAGGYARLSYAASEDRLREAVDRLSSEDLL, from the coding sequence ATGGAGTTCGCAGACCGCGTCACACGCGTCGAACCGAGTGCCACCGTCGCCGTCAGCAACCTCGCCTCGCAGCTCGAAGCCGACGGCGTCGACGTCGTCGACCTCTCGGTCGGCGAACCCGACTTCGATACCCCCGAGGCGGTCGTCGAGGCCGGGAAGGCCGCCATCGACGACGGCCACACCGGCTACGCGCCGTCGAAGGGCGTCCCGGAACTCCGCGAGACCGTCGCCGACAGGCTGGGCGAGCGCGGTCTCCCCTACTCCAGCGACCAGGTCATCGTCACGCCCGGCGGCAAGCAGGGCCTCTTCGAGACGTTCCAGGCGCTCGTCGACGAGGGCGACGAGGTCGTGCTGCTGGACCCCGCGTGGGTCTCCTACGAGGCGATGGCGAAGCTCGCGGGCGGCGACCTGAAGCGCGTCGACCTCACGCCCCACGAGTTCCAGCTCGAACCCGCGCTCGACGAACTGGGCGAGGCCGTCACCGACGACACCGCGCTCGTCGTCGTCAACTCGCCGAACAACCCGACCGGCGCGGTGTACTCCGAGGCCGCCCTCGAAGCGGTCCGTGACCTCGCGGTCGACCACGACGCGACGGTGCTCTCCGACGAGATATACGACCGCATCACGTACGACGCCGACGCCATCAGCCTCGGGTCGCTCGACGGGATGGAGGGCCGGACCGTCACGCTCAACGGCTTCTCGAAGGCCTACTCGATGACCGGGTGGCGACTCGGCTACGTCGCCGGTCCCGACGAGTTCGTCGAGCAGGCCTCGAAGATACAGAGCCACTCCGTGACGTGTGCGACGAACTTCGTCCAGCACGCGGGCGTCACCGCCCTGCAGGAGTGCGACGACTTCGTCGCCGAGATGCGCGACGCGTTCGCCGAGCGCCGCGAACTCGTCGTCGACCTGTTCGCCGAGGAGGGCGTCGAGGTGCCCATCGGCGACGGCGCGTTCTACGCGATGGTCCCCGTCGCCGACGACGACCAGGAGTGGTGTGAGACCGCCATCGAGCAGGCCCACGTCGCGATGGTGCCCGGCGGCGCGTTCGGCGCTGGCGGCTACGCGCGACTCTCCTACGCTGCGAGCGAGGACCGCCTGCGCGAGGCCGTCGACCGACTGTCGAGCGAAGACCTGCTGTAA